The following are encoded together in the Pseudidiomarina andamanensis genome:
- the pdxH gene encoding pyridoxamine 5'-phosphate oxidase, with the protein MDLKNVRRDYEQGKLCRESLVDNPMQQFAHWFAAAKDHPSQTDPTAFTLATVGADNQPHQRIVLLKEVRDNGFVFYTNYDSQKGHDINNNSRVAMHFSWLAIEQQVRIEGFARKISREDSEAYFYSRPRESQLGALASAQSHPIASRSELEARYHELTEKYKNQQVPMPQTWGGYLVVPELFEFWQGGRYRLHDRFTFTKANHAWVIERLQP; encoded by the coding sequence ATGGATTTAAAAAATGTTCGTCGTGATTATGAGCAAGGTAAATTGTGCCGCGAATCTCTGGTCGACAATCCGATGCAGCAGTTTGCGCATTGGTTTGCTGCCGCGAAAGATCATCCGTCGCAAACCGATCCAACTGCGTTCACCTTAGCGACCGTTGGTGCGGATAATCAACCGCACCAGCGCATCGTGTTGCTAAAAGAAGTACGCGACAACGGCTTCGTGTTTTACACCAATTACGACAGCCAGAAAGGCCATGACATCAACAACAACAGCCGTGTAGCAATGCATTTTTCATGGTTAGCCATTGAGCAGCAAGTTCGAATTGAAGGATTCGCGCGGAAAATCTCACGTGAAGATAGCGAAGCGTATTTTTACAGTCGTCCACGCGAGAGCCAATTAGGTGCGCTTGCTTCAGCGCAGAGTCACCCGATTGCTAGCCGCAGCGAATTAGAAGCGCGTTACCACGAGCTCACCGAAAAGTATAAAAACCAACAAGTACCCATGCCACAAACCTGGGGCGGGTACCTTGTGGTTCCGGAGCTGTTTGAGTTCTGGCAAGGCGGTCGTTATCGATTACATGACCGCTTCACATTTACCAAAGCCAATCACGCATGGGTCATTGAACGCCTGCAGCCATAA
- a CDS encoding Ldh family oxidoreductase, producing MSEQKNIHISADSIRQWAQNCLQQAGAEESIAAAMAENLVAADLMGFRTHGLMRLRYNINCLRDGSSRPSGDYQVVSKRAAVQLWDADLLSGLYVVPQAVDAAIGMARECGTGTVIVKRAQHVAALAVYLERAVNEGMLIQLMCATPGQQVVAPHGAKSAWFSPNPFAIGAPTQSRPILFDISFSMTAAGKVRKAIAEQQPLPYSALITASGDYTTDATTFLNDPASVLAPLGGQELGYKGSGLCLFSELWTLALSQLGRHQEQPGLDANTVWIQVIDPSAFGNVEEFKAQAQALVDGMKAATPIDKSYPIRIPGEGAMATRARQLQSGVEYSPELWRQLEKVADFMQQPLPKRSNETN from the coding sequence ATGTCAGAGCAAAAAAATATTCATATTTCAGCAGATTCTATTCGTCAGTGGGCACAAAACTGCCTGCAACAGGCCGGTGCCGAGGAGTCAATTGCCGCTGCGATGGCGGAGAATTTGGTTGCCGCCGATTTAATGGGATTTCGAACCCATGGCTTAATGCGTTTGCGTTACAACATTAATTGTCTACGTGATGGCAGTTCACGACCAAGCGGCGACTATCAGGTTGTAAGCAAGCGTGCTGCAGTGCAGTTATGGGACGCTGATTTACTTTCTGGACTTTACGTGGTGCCGCAAGCGGTTGATGCGGCGATTGGGATGGCGCGCGAATGCGGTACTGGTACGGTTATTGTGAAGCGGGCTCAACACGTAGCTGCGCTTGCGGTATACCTTGAGCGAGCGGTGAATGAAGGCATGCTGATTCAATTGATGTGCGCCACGCCAGGGCAGCAAGTTGTGGCTCCGCATGGTGCAAAGTCAGCATGGTTTTCGCCAAATCCGTTTGCGATTGGCGCCCCAACTCAGTCGCGACCAATACTATTCGATATTAGCTTTTCGATGACTGCGGCAGGCAAAGTCCGTAAAGCCATTGCGGAACAGCAGCCGTTGCCATACTCAGCACTAATTACCGCCAGCGGCGACTACACCACCGATGCAACCACCTTTTTGAATGATCCTGCGAGTGTGTTGGCGCCGTTAGGTGGTCAAGAATTAGGCTATAAAGGTTCAGGCTTGTGTTTGTTTAGTGAGTTGTGGACGCTAGCGCTGAGCCAACTAGGGCGTCATCAAGAACAGCCCGGGCTGGATGCGAATACGGTATGGATTCAAGTGATTGACCCAAGCGCATTTGGCAATGTGGAAGAATTTAAAGCACAGGCTCAAGCGCTCGTTGATGGCATGAAAGCAGCGACACCAATTGATAAAAGCTATCCAATTCGTATTCCGGGTGAGGGCGCCATGGCGACGCGTGCGCGTCAGCTTCAAAGTGGGGTAGAGTACAGTCCTGAATTATGGCGGCAGCTCGAAAAGGTTGCTGATTTCATGCAACAACCTTTACCGAAACGGAGTAACGAAACTAACTAA
- a CDS encoding ATP-dependent 6-phosphofructokinase, translating to MSETSTKQRIGVLTSGGDAPGMNAALRAVVLAAEHYGMEVIAFRHGYEGLLNNEHVPLKGADVLHVLQYSGTIIKSARCPRFKEVESAQLAATNLDSLGISALVVIGGDGSFRGAHHLSQHWKGQIIGVPGTIDNDLYGTDATIGYSTAVAIAMDALDKIRDTADAMDRVFIVEVMGRHAGFIGLKSAMAAGAERMILPELQKDKPLTIAALVKHIKRVEEVRGAGSYVMVLSEHQWPGGAVALSEQLEAEYSLPCRPCLLGHIQRGGPPTSSDRVLASELGVHAVELILQGKTEVMAGIKAGQMVEVPLVDTWTKKNPLDANLLRIQHEIFNPVKKSARS from the coding sequence GTGTCTGAAACATCGACAAAGCAACGGATTGGTGTGCTAACCAGCGGTGGTGACGCCCCTGGCATGAATGCAGCGCTGCGCGCAGTGGTATTGGCTGCCGAGCACTATGGCATGGAAGTGATTGCGTTTCGTCATGGCTACGAAGGCTTGTTAAATAATGAACATGTGCCACTAAAGGGCGCTGATGTCCTGCATGTTTTGCAGTATTCAGGAACGATTATTAAAAGCGCTCGATGCCCTCGCTTTAAGGAGGTTGAGAGTGCGCAATTAGCAGCAACTAACCTTGATTCTCTCGGCATCAGCGCACTCGTTGTTATTGGCGGCGACGGCTCGTTCCGCGGCGCTCATCACTTAAGCCAACACTGGAAAGGCCAAATCATTGGCGTGCCTGGCACCATTGATAACGATTTATACGGCACCGACGCCACCATCGGTTATTCGACAGCGGTCGCGATTGCAATGGACGCTTTGGATAAAATTCGTGATACCGCCGATGCGATGGACCGCGTGTTTATTGTGGAAGTGATGGGCCGTCATGCTGGTTTTATCGGCCTCAAAAGCGCCATGGCAGCCGGCGCCGAACGCATGATTTTGCCAGAACTGCAAAAAGATAAACCACTAACCATTGCCGCGCTAGTCAAGCACATTAAGCGCGTTGAAGAAGTGCGCGGTGCCGGCAGTTACGTCATGGTCTTGAGTGAACATCAATGGCCAGGCGGTGCGGTGGCATTGTCAGAGCAGCTTGAAGCTGAATACAGTTTGCCATGTCGCCCTTGCTTACTCGGTCACATTCAACGTGGTGGGCCACCCACATCATCCGATCGCGTGCTCGCGTCAGAACTAGGTGTTCACGCTGTAGAGCTTATTCTGCAGGGCAAAACTGAGGTTATGGCGGGTATCAAAGCCGGTCAAATGGTTGAAGTGCCATTGGTGGATACTTGGACCAAAAAGAACCCACTTGATGCGAATCTTTTACGTATTCAACACGAGATTTTTAATCCAGTAAAAAAGTCAGCGCGTAGTTAA
- the speB gene encoding agmatinase has product MSQQNPNQQTAQTKVAEAVKTDASVREFFGATTDNSVYANGTHIIGFGFDGTACFRKGTRNGPDGLRAVSEDIESYSPYLDADLFDLPFYDLGNLSLGSSDDVEAQWQHASDQFDEIFQPLDLQANNIRVLTLGGEHSISYAPIRKYLQQYPDLVLLHLDAHADLRDGFLGYHYSHASIIRRALDHFGPGHELIQYGIRSGTREEYQYMNEHGTVRKSRKDFLDSVAAIADDRPIYLTLDLDYFDPAFLPGTGTPEPGGEDFHSYVSLMKLLRGKNLVGGDVVELSPEIDPTGNSDVFAAKIVRELLIILNEKGAR; this is encoded by the coding sequence TTGAGTCAACAAAACCCAAATCAACAAACCGCTCAGACGAAAGTTGCTGAAGCTGTAAAAACTGACGCGTCTGTGCGTGAGTTTTTTGGTGCAACCACCGATAACTCAGTGTACGCCAACGGCACGCATATTATCGGCTTCGGTTTTGATGGTACTGCATGTTTTCGCAAAGGAACACGTAACGGCCCTGACGGCCTGCGTGCTGTGTCGGAAGATATCGAAAGCTATTCGCCATACCTCGATGCGGATCTGTTTGATCTCCCGTTTTATGATTTGGGCAATTTATCGCTTGGCTCAAGTGATGATGTGGAAGCGCAGTGGCAACACGCCAGCGACCAGTTTGACGAGATTTTTCAACCGCTCGACTTACAGGCAAACAATATTCGCGTGTTAACGCTTGGTGGCGAACACTCGATTTCGTATGCGCCAATTCGCAAATATTTACAGCAATACCCTGATTTAGTGTTACTGCACCTTGATGCGCATGCTGATTTGCGTGATGGCTTCTTGGGTTATCATTATTCACACGCATCGATTATTCGTCGCGCGCTTGATCATTTTGGTCCGGGCCACGAACTCATTCAGTACGGAATTCGTTCAGGCACTCGCGAAGAATACCAATACATGAATGAGCACGGCACGGTGCGTAAATCTCGTAAAGACTTTTTAGATAGCGTGGCAGCCATTGCTGACGACCGCCCAATTTATCTGACGCTTGATCTGGATTACTTTGATCCGGCATTTTTACCGGGTACCGGTACCCCTGAGCCAGGTGGTGAAGATTTTCACTCATACGTCAGCTTGATGAAGTTATTGCGTGGCAAGAATCTTGTCGGTGGCGATGTTGTTGAGCTATCACCGGAGATCGATCCTACCGGTAACTCTGACGTGTTTGCTGCAAAAATTGTGCGCGAACTATTGATCATTTTGAACGAAAAAGGGGCTCGCTGA
- the speA gene encoding biosynthetic arginine decarboxylase codes for MAQNWTIDDAEELYGVNRWGAGYFSIGANGSIQIAPNHRLPDVTIDMQEVVDEILAEGIQLPAVIRFHDILRSQVEILNETFAKTIADAGYNARYVGVFPIKVNQMREVVEEIIDAGEPYDYGLEAGSKPELMAVLAYNENPNALTVLNGYKDEDYLTLALLGRQLRRKMIIVIEKFSELEMLIPLAKKLGVEPMIGLRSKMMVRSAGKWAGSSGDRAKFGLSITEILNIVELLKKEDMLHCAKLLHFHIGSQMSDIRKVKEAVSEGARLYAKLVQIGVPLEYLDIGGGLGIDYDGTSSTTDSSRNYSTEEYVADVVYGVKQICDLEEVPHPNLVSESGRAITAHHSCVVTNIVGEIKNTGAQFDISASTDEHILVSNMRELVNAADMHPQERYNDAASFKQSAYEAFKLGILSLEEMAKLDTMYWRILSEIHQSLDRESFVFQELEELEDMLASQYLCNFSIFQSAADTWAIGQVLPIVPISRLNEKPEVRCSIVDITCDSDGKLSKYIEGTEISDNIPMHALRKGDNYYVGMFLTGAYQDVMGDMHNLFGRLTEVHIYCHDDEPGDFYIEEVVPGTSAEKVLETMQYNTDFMAKTVKKSIDREVRKGHIAPREGVKWTDYYEKCLAGSTYLKV; via the coding sequence ATGGCTCAGAACTGGACAATCGACGATGCCGAAGAACTCTACGGTGTAAACCGCTGGGGTGCTGGATATTTCTCAATTGGTGCAAACGGCAGCATTCAAATCGCACCAAACCACCGTTTGCCTGATGTCACCATCGATATGCAAGAAGTGGTGGATGAAATCTTAGCCGAAGGCATTCAGTTGCCTGCGGTTATTCGTTTTCACGATATCCTGCGCTCGCAAGTTGAAATACTGAACGAAACCTTTGCTAAAACTATCGCGGATGCTGGCTACAATGCTCGCTACGTTGGTGTGTTCCCAATTAAAGTGAACCAGATGCGTGAGGTGGTTGAAGAAATCATCGATGCTGGCGAACCGTACGATTACGGTCTTGAGGCTGGTTCAAAGCCGGAGTTGATGGCCGTACTTGCCTACAACGAGAACCCAAATGCGTTAACCGTTCTTAATGGTTATAAGGATGAGGACTACTTGACCCTCGCCCTACTTGGCCGTCAGTTACGCCGCAAAATGATCATTGTCATTGAAAAGTTCAGCGAACTTGAAATGTTGATTCCGCTGGCGAAAAAGCTCGGCGTGGAACCAATGATTGGTTTGCGTAGCAAAATGATGGTCCGCAGCGCTGGCAAATGGGCTGGCTCAAGCGGCGACCGAGCAAAATTTGGTTTAAGCATCACTGAAATTTTGAACATTGTTGAGCTTCTGAAAAAAGAAGACATGCTGCACTGTGCGAAATTATTACACTTCCATATCGGCAGCCAAATGTCAGATATCCGCAAAGTGAAAGAAGCGGTTTCTGAGGGCGCTCGTTTGTACGCCAAGCTCGTTCAAATTGGTGTGCCGCTGGAATATTTAGACATTGGTGGTGGCCTTGGTATCGATTATGACGGCACCAGTTCAACTACCGACTCGTCGCGTAACTACTCAACCGAAGAATACGTTGCCGACGTGGTTTATGGTGTGAAACAAATCTGTGATTTGGAAGAAGTGCCGCACCCGAACCTTGTGAGCGAAAGTGGCCGCGCCATTACCGCTCACCACAGCTGTGTGGTGACCAACATTGTCGGTGAAATTAAAAACACCGGCGCGCAGTTTGATATCAGCGCCAGCACCGACGAACACATTCTTGTGAGCAATATGCGTGAACTTGTGAACGCTGCGGATATGCACCCGCAAGAACGTTACAACGACGCAGCATCTTTCAAACAGAGCGCTTACGAAGCATTTAAGCTCGGTATTTTATCGTTAGAAGAAATGGCGAAGCTCGACACCATGTACTGGCGCATTTTGAGCGAGATTCATCAATCGCTTGATCGCGAAAGCTTCGTGTTCCAAGAATTGGAAGAACTCGAAGACATGTTGGCGAGCCAATACTTGTGTAACTTCTCAATTTTCCAATCGGCGGCCGATACTTGGGCCATTGGCCAAGTACTCCCTATTGTTCCAATTAGCCGCTTAAACGAGAAGCCAGAAGTACGCTGCTCTATTGTCGACATTACCTGTGATAGTGACGGTAAGCTAAGCAAATACATTGAAGGCACCGAAATCAGCGATAACATTCCAATGCATGCGTTACGCAAAGGCGATAACTATTACGTTGGTATGTTCTTAACCGGTGCCTATCAAGACGTGATGGGCGATATGCACAACTTATTCGGCCGTTTAACCGAAGTGCATATTTACTGCCACGATGACGAACCAGGCGACTTTTACATTGAAGAGGTAGTTCCGGGTACCTCGGCTGAGAAAGTGCTTGAGACGATGCAATACAACACCGATTTCATGGCCAAAACCGTGAAGAAGTCGATTGATCGTGAAGTTCGTAAAGGCCACATCGCACCACGTGAAGGTGTGAAGTGGACTGACTATTACGAGAAGTGTTTGGCGGGTAGCACCTACTTAAAGGTGTAA
- a CDS encoding TonB-dependent receptor plug domain-containing protein, translating into MSTNYKLKPLALAVSIALLASGQAYAQQQETEQTTTETAADTTIEEVVTTGTRLQGSAAAVVDERKNQAFVADILGAEQLSRTGDSDAASALRRVTGLTLVDGKYVYVRGLGERYSSARLNGASIPSPDLTRNVIPLDIIPSTIIESLAVQKVFSPAMPAAFGGGNIDIRTKSLPSDFQVNLEVGIGQNTNASDGYTYSRNEAGVPQNIREAIVKYRGDFSLRNIVGREGLVDNETGTASEQARAINAQLAQSLPRDVALQEDSLDPNYSIKASIGNSFDEEYFGGSIGFLLAGAYDTKWDVSERTNAVLSENATEGCATTLNSAEEVSNSCYNTLSETTLTTETERLNGVFSVGYELDTHSVSYTKLYLTDSEDESEFGIMQSPNGSNLKTIFGSGLANREHEFKYEERTLDIDQIRGQHTFLDYWGIGFDWQYTESEAQTDIPTDNSYRFDDLYGSQGEYLATVVTGDDNRAVYQYVDMQDNVKSYSGNFSLPTNFAGMDVELKAGYDFTDKARYYTTDRFAMDNGSGLRVTVNEDANDVLGVTDYLTDERIAENNFLLSYREPTSPDADDYMAVQKIDAFYGSFDAFLTNSWRLAGGVRWEEFKQVSLATSSLIFTREDLETFYSLERILNGTTVEDDFYPALSLTYISDDNYQLRFGFSETVVRPDIRETVPVAYYDPITDIRTIGRAGLESSPMMNLDARFEYFAGNGDNYTVSAFYKDIEKPIESVLSVGDEEYTLNYVNGISAEVYGVEFEWLHDLAYLADGFFTAGNLTLSDSEAVIDPALAGNLTNPTKRMTGHSKYVANFQLGYDSLNGNHSSSLVYNVFGERILAAGIGGRGDAYEQPFHSLDLVYNYYPDFNSKISFKVQNLLGEDQEVTQSDVIVQTREVGQVFSLSYSYEF; encoded by the coding sequence ATGAGCACCAATTATAAACTCAAGCCGCTAGCCCTAGCGGTCAGTATTGCCCTTCTTGCGAGTGGTCAGGCGTACGCGCAGCAGCAAGAAACCGAGCAAACAACTACCGAAACCGCGGCTGATACCACGATTGAAGAAGTTGTAACCACCGGTACCCGTTTACAAGGCAGCGCTGCCGCTGTTGTTGATGAGCGTAAAAACCAAGCCTTCGTAGCAGATATTCTTGGTGCTGAACAGTTATCAAGAACCGGCGATAGCGATGCAGCTTCGGCATTACGTCGTGTCACAGGTTTGACCCTTGTTGACGGTAAATATGTTTATGTTCGTGGTTTAGGTGAGCGTTATTCAAGCGCACGATTAAACGGCGCAAGCATTCCTAGCCCTGACTTAACCCGTAACGTTATTCCACTCGATATTATTCCCTCAACCATTATCGAGAGCTTAGCGGTACAGAAAGTATTCTCGCCTGCCATGCCTGCAGCCTTTGGTGGCGGTAATATTGATATCCGTACCAAATCATTACCGTCTGATTTCCAAGTGAATCTTGAGGTTGGTATCGGTCAAAACACCAATGCTTCTGATGGTTATACCTACAGTCGTAACGAAGCTGGCGTACCACAAAATATTCGCGAAGCTATTGTGAAATATCGTGGTGATTTTAGTCTGCGTAACATTGTGGGGCGCGAAGGTCTCGTTGATAACGAAACGGGTACAGCAAGTGAACAAGCGCGTGCTATTAATGCACAGTTAGCGCAATCGTTGCCGCGCGATGTCGCGTTGCAAGAAGACTCGTTAGATCCGAATTACAGCATTAAAGCTAGTATTGGTAACAGCTTCGACGAAGAATACTTCGGCGGCAGCATCGGCTTCTTACTGGCTGGCGCCTACGACACCAAGTGGGATGTGTCTGAGCGCACTAACGCAGTACTGAGTGAGAACGCCACTGAAGGCTGTGCGACCACACTGAACAGTGCCGAAGAAGTTTCGAACTCGTGCTACAACACGTTAAGTGAAACCACGCTGACCACCGAAACAGAGCGTTTAAACGGTGTGTTTAGTGTCGGCTATGAGCTTGATACGCACAGTGTCAGCTATACCAAGTTGTATTTGACTGATTCTGAAGATGAGTCTGAGTTCGGCATCATGCAAAGTCCAAATGGTAGTAACTTAAAAACTATCTTTGGTTCTGGCTTGGCGAACCGCGAACACGAATTTAAGTACGAAGAGCGCACGCTCGATATCGACCAAATTCGTGGTCAGCATACCTTCCTAGATTACTGGGGTATTGGCTTTGATTGGCAGTACACTGAATCTGAAGCGCAAACAGATATTCCAACGGATAATTCGTATCGTTTCGATGATTTGTACGGCAGCCAGGGTGAATACTTAGCCACGGTTGTCACCGGTGATGATAACCGTGCGGTATATCAGTACGTGGATATGCAAGACAACGTGAAATCGTACAGCGGTAACTTTAGCTTACCAACTAATTTCGCCGGCATGGATGTCGAATTGAAAGCGGGCTACGACTTCACCGATAAAGCACGTTATTACACCACTGATCGCTTTGCTATGGATAACGGTTCAGGTTTGCGTGTTACCGTTAACGAAGATGCGAATGACGTGTTGGGCGTCACCGATTATCTGACTGACGAGCGCATTGCTGAGAACAACTTTTTGTTGTCTTACCGTGAGCCAACGTCACCAGATGCCGATGATTACATGGCGGTGCAGAAAATCGATGCGTTTTACGGCTCGTTTGATGCATTCCTGACTAACAGCTGGCGTTTAGCTGGTGGTGTGCGTTGGGAAGAGTTCAAGCAAGTGTCATTGGCTACTTCAAGCTTGATTTTCACGCGTGAAGATCTGGAAACCTTCTACTCGCTCGAGCGTATTCTAAACGGTACAACCGTGGAAGATGACTTCTACCCAGCATTGTCATTAACTTATATCAGCGACGATAATTACCAATTACGTTTTGGTTTCTCTGAAACGGTTGTTCGCCCTGATATTCGTGAAACGGTGCCAGTTGCTTACTACGACCCAATTACCGACATTCGTACTATCGGTCGTGCGGGCCTTGAAAGCAGCCCAATGATGAACTTAGACGCGCGTTTCGAGTACTTTGCTGGCAACGGTGATAACTATACCGTCTCGGCTTTCTACAAGGATATTGAAAAGCCAATTGAGTCAGTACTAAGTGTTGGTGACGAAGAGTACACGTTGAACTACGTGAACGGTATTTCAGCTGAAGTATACGGCGTGGAATTCGAGTGGTTACATGACCTTGCTTATCTGGCTGACGGCTTCTTCACCGCTGGTAACCTAACCTTAAGTGACTCAGAAGCAGTGATTGACCCAGCGCTAGCGGGTAACTTAACCAACCCAACCAAGCGCATGACAGGCCATTCAAAGTACGTTGCTAACTTTCAGTTAGGCTACGACTCGCTGAATGGCAATCACTCAAGCTCGCTAGTGTACAACGTGTTTGGTGAGCGCATCTTGGCCGCTGGTATCGGTGGTCGTGGTGATGCTTACGAGCAACCGTTCCACTCACTTGATTTGGTTTACAACTATTACCCAGACTTTAACTCGAAAATTAGTTTCAAAGTGCAGAACTTGCTTGGCGAAGACCAAGAAGTGACGCAGTCTGACGTAATTGTACAAACCCGTGAAGTAGGGCAAGTGTTCAGCTTAAGCTACAGCTACGAGTTCTAA
- a CDS encoding SDR family oxidoreductase, with translation MKPQRIFITGGASGLGFALAQICAKGGWRVCIGDRDIERGEAVIGSLQKFQHQAMFMPCDVTRVSDIEQVAKKLDDEWGGVDVVVNNAGVAQVGQLAQTTLNDWQWIIDINLLGVVRGCKVFTPMFKRQGHGHFVNVASMAGLLDVPNMSAYNATKAAVVSLSETLQNELKKDNIHVTVVCPSFFKTNLGQGMRTSIDGMEQKLDKLMRSSKLNAVDIARMIMKAVEKKKTHVLPHRQGRMAWYMKRFLPRSWYQKLLYSRMK, from the coding sequence ATGAAACCGCAGCGAATTTTTATCACTGGCGGCGCCAGCGGCCTTGGTTTTGCGCTTGCCCAAATCTGTGCCAAAGGCGGTTGGCGTGTATGTATTGGTGACCGTGATATTGAGCGCGGTGAAGCGGTCATTGGCAGTCTGCAGAAGTTTCAACACCAAGCCATGTTCATGCCTTGCGACGTTACCCGTGTGAGCGATATCGAACAGGTTGCCAAGAAACTGGACGACGAATGGGGTGGTGTTGATGTGGTCGTCAACAATGCGGGTGTAGCGCAAGTGGGTCAGCTGGCTCAAACCACATTGAATGATTGGCAGTGGATCATCGATATCAATTTATTAGGCGTGGTGCGCGGTTGTAAGGTATTCACGCCAATGTTCAAACGCCAAGGGCATGGTCATTTTGTCAACGTGGCATCAATGGCCGGGTTACTTGATGTGCCAAACATGAGCGCTTATAACGCGACCAAGGCGGCGGTGGTTAGCCTGTCTGAAACGCTGCAAAACGAACTGAAAAAAGACAATATTCATGTCACCGTAGTATGCCCAAGTTTCTTCAAAACCAATTTGGGTCAGGGCATGCGTACCTCGATTGATGGCATGGAACAAAAGCTCGACAAGCTCATGCGCTCAAGTAAATTAAACGCCGTTGATATTGCACGCATGATTATGAAAGCCGTAGAGAAGAAGAAAACCCACGTACTGCCGCATCGCCAAGGCCGAATGGCGTGGTACATGAAGCGATTTTTGCCACGAAGTTGGTACCAAAAATTGCTCTATTCACGTATGAAATAG